The DNA segment taggatttaaaattttataaaaaataaatactaaaataaaaaacaaaaatttataaaacagtttcaaaaattatttttaaactataaaaaaaaaatttgaaaaaaaaattaaaaaaaaaattcaaaattttttttttaaaaaaaattataaaaatttcgaatctgaaaacatataatctgaaactataaattttttttttaatttattttttatttatttatttattttatttttgtttatttatttaatttaaaccaaggATATTAGGGacattttaccctttaatgaatgtcatttttgtgactttctccttctagtgctctttttgagacataaacttcaaaatgtgctattattgacaattgcccaaattaatttatacttttatttttgaGTGAAAAATCAATTTATACTTTAACAATATAAACTAAATAATCGATCAAATATaccaaatataaaatcatttaactCGGGAATCCgtctaatataaaaaataaaacaaaagaagagaacAACGTTTATATAATATCTCACATTTCGTTAAACTTTTGTTTCTAGAAGTATTAGTAGTAGTGCATGCAAATGTTAGCAATGTTATTAATAAAATGTGGtaagtaatattattttcaattggagaaacaaaacaaaaaaacaaagcaaGACTGGTTTaacaagaaagaagagaagtcACAGACGGGTGGTTGTGTTTCCGGCAACAATTAAAAGTTAAAGTCTGTAACGCAAGATATTGACTTAATTAAACAATAAACACACACATTTAATCATATTAAAAACCGAACACTTTACTTCTTCTCCCTCTTACGTCTCTTTCAATTTCTCTCCGATCGCTTCTCTCTCTCGGCTGCCGCAATCCCAAGTTCTCGGGATTCGTGTCTCCTCATGTCAGGCCCTCTCGATTTCGCTAGACCTTGTAAGAAATATCTCATCGTTACTTATCCTCCACCGATGATCGCGGTTCTGAATTGTGAATTGTAATTTTGAGTTTGTGAGTTGATTGTTCAGGTTTCGAAGGGTGTTCGAGCAATGATGAGAGAAGAGAACGGAGATCAGAGTTCGAAGTTTCAGAGGACGAGAAGAGAACGAGAATCGGCACCTTTAAGAAGAAAGCAGCCAAAGCTTCAAGCAAACTGAGACACTCGCTCAAGAAGAAAGGAAGCAGCGGTAGGAGGAGAAGCACTGATCGGAACTTCTCTCTTACCATTGAAGACATTCACGACGTTGAGGAACTGCGAGCTGTTGATGAGTTAAGGAGTTTACTCCTCTCTGAGAATCTGCTTCCTCCACAGCTTGATGATTATCACATCATGTTGAggtcatctctctctctctagtttttCATACGCATGAcggttcgggtacccgttccgATCATGTTCCAGGTTTAGCCTCaggttttatatatgttttggtCGGGTTCTGATAACAATACTTCAtgtttggtaaaaaaatatttctatctAAAACTCATTTGTTATTTGAATTCATTAATTTTGGGTTCGAACATTTTAGatatcatatcaaaataaacataCATTTTTAGATACTTATTTTGGCTGATAATTCGGATTTTTAGGTTAGGATTCTCGGACTTTTTGGGTTTAGTTAACAACACTTCGAGTtcagatatatttttatatcctaggaaattcattcaaatattttttttaagctcGGATTGGATACAAGTTTTTTTTGCCCATGCCTACTAGTATGTACTATTATATAACACTCCTAGAGGATGATGAGATCATGTTGCAGGTTCCTGAAAGCGAGGAAGTTTGATGTTGGGAAAACCAAACTGATGTGGAGTAACATGATTCAGTGGAGACAAGAGTTTGGTACAGACACTATTGTCGAGGTAATGATTTTAACATAAGTGTTATTTGTGTGTTTGTCTGATGAGAGTTATTTATTCTATTTGTGTTGTAGGATTTTGAGTTTCAAGAGGTGGATGAGGTGCTCAGATACTACCCTCAAGGCTATCATGGTGTTGACAAAGAAGGAAGACCTGTTTACATTGAGAGGTTAGGAAAAGTCGATCCGGCAAAACTCATGCAAGTCACCACATTGGAGAGATACATAAGGTATCATGTTAGAGAGTTTGAGAAGACTGTTAGTATCAAGTTTCCTGCTTGCTGCATTGCTGCTAAGAGACACATTGACTCTAGCACCACCATTCTTGACGTTCAAGGCGTggtacttaacaaaaaaaaactactagaTTCttgataaatctttttttttaccttgtTTAGTGTTAGTAATGTCCTGCTtacttttcaatttttaaaattatgttttgcaGGGTTTAAAGAACTTCTCGAAGCCTGCGAGGGATCTCATAATCCAGCTGCAAAAGATTGATAATGATAACTACCCTGAGGTTTGAGCTGGCTGCTATAACTTTCCTTAACAAAGTGTGCGTGTGTGTGGTTGGCTGTGATTAATAATATAAACCATGTGATATGCAGACACTACAGCGCATGTTCATCATCAATGCTGGTCCTGGTTTTAAGCTTCTTTGGGGGTCGGTGAAATCATTTCTTGATCCAAAAACAGTAACAAAGATCCATGTAAAGTTACCTTTCTTTCTACATATTTATCCACTTATCCACACGTTATATGAAACATTATGTTAGTCTCATGCCAGCAACTGCTGTCCATGTGTTCTTCTGATAGGTTGTTGGTAACAAGTACCAGAACAAACTACTTGAGATAATTGATGCAAGGTAAATAATTCTCAGTCATCAGCTTTCTTCTTGTTTGGTTCTCAAGACTCCAAAACATGGTTTATCTCCCTAATAATATTTGGAACTTGTTCAGTCAGCTGCCAGATTTTCTTGGTGGCAGTTGTACATGTGCTGATGAAGGTGGCTGTATGAGATCTGATAAAGGTCCCTGGAAAGACCCAGAGATATTAACTGTAAATCAACCTTCCACAACTTATTGTTTACTCTGTGTGTTTGGTTACTCAAATTAACACAAAAATAGAGTAAGCTATGTATCTAACTGATCTCCCACTTGTAGATGGTTCAAAGTGGTGGAACCCTCTGCAGTCATGCATCTATTCTAAACAGTGCTTCCCGTATGAACTCATGTGATAAGCCATCTTTTTCCGGGGTAATAGTCTTTACTTGGATGCTAAACATGTATTTGATAATTTCTTAACGTAACAATATTTGTCCACTTTGGCTCAGATTAAAGTCAGTGACACCTCAACAGCGGAATCAAGCTCTGAACTAGAAGAGATGGCTTCTCCAAAAGCAAACAAGGACAGTCATGTTCCCAAGTTGACTCCTGTTTGTGAAGATGTAAGAGTTTTCTTGCATGGAAGTGAAACCATAGTTTGCGTTTTAATAGCACTTTACTTGTTTTCTTGATCTAAGTTGCAGATTAGGACCAATGGTAGATCATATCCTACTGATTCATCAGAGTATGACTCACCAATGGTGGACAAAGTTGTGGATGTTGCTTGGATGGCTAATGAGAAGCCAAAGACTCCACAAGGTAAAAAGAGTTGAAACTAGATCAATGCAAAGTTTCACTGTTACTGAATGTGTTGTTGGTGCAGGCCCCAAGGAGTCACCCGGTTTGGGAAAGTTAGGACCGGTTAGTCATATCTTCAGGTGGTTAACCACGTTGTTCACGTTTCTCATATCTATGGTGGCTCTGCCACAGAGTAAAGATGAACATTCTCAGTCTGAATCTTCAGTTGATGAACCAAACGCTAGAGAGTCTCGTCCTCCTTCACCGGTTTATTCAACTGTCAGAGAGAGAAACCTCGTTTCTTCTGTTGTGAACAGACTAGGAGATCTTGAGAAACAAGTGGAGACACTGCACTCAAAGCGACATGAGATGCCTAGGGAGAAAGAAGAGTTGCTTAACACAGCTGTGTATCGCGTGGATGCCCTTGAAGCAGAGCTCATTGCTACCAAAAAGGTAAGAACTAAAATCTCTCAGTTCCATGTTAAGTTATTTCCATTGACTGATTAATATAAAAAGGAAATGTTTTTGTTGTGTAGTAACTTGATACTCTGTCTTCAATGGTTCAGGCTTTACATGAGGCTTTAATGAGACAGGATGATCTTTTGGCTTACATAGACCGTGAAGAAGATGAGAAATACCATCAGGTAACTAATCACTTCTCAATTTTTTCACTCAATAAACTTGAATTTTGTATTGAATTTATACTAAATGTGTTTTCATTTGTTGAAAAATAAGCAGAGAAAGAAGTTGTGTTGGTGAAGAGACGGAGAGAGAGCCTGGATTACTATTTTATGAGAGAAGGTGGTGAAGAGAGCTGTGGCTATGCTTTGTGAGTATGTTGGTAAGTTTGTATA comes from the Brassica napus cultivar Da-Ae chromosome A7, Da-Ae, whole genome shotgun sequence genome and includes:
- the LOC106353675 gene encoding phosphatidylinositol/phosphatidylcholine transfer protein SFH5 isoform X1 — translated: MSGPLDFARPCFEGCSSNDERRERRSEFEVSEDEKRTRIGTFKKKAAKASSKLRHSLKKKGSSGRRRSTDRNFSLTIEDIHDVEELRAVDELRSLLLSENLLPPQLDDYHIMLRFLKARKFDVGKTKLMWSNMIQWRQEFGTDTIVEDFEFQEVDEVLRYYPQGYHGVDKEGRPVYIERLGKVDPAKLMQVTTLERYIRYHVREFEKTVSIKFPACCIAAKRHIDSSTTILDVQGVGLKNFSKPARDLIIQLQKIDNDNYPETLQRMFIINAGPGFKLLWGSVKSFLDPKTVTKIHVVGNKYQNKLLEIIDASQLPDFLGGSCTCADEGGCMRSDKGPWKDPEILTMVQSGGTLCSHASILNSASRMNSCDKPSFSGIKVSDTSTAESSSELEEMASPKANKDSHVPKLTPVCEDLQIRTNGRSYPTDSSEYDSPMVDKVVDVAWMANEKPKTPQGPKESPGLGKLGPVSHIFRWLTTLFTFLISMVALPQSKDEHSQSESSVDEPNARESRPPSPVYSTVRERNLVSSVVNRLGDLEKQVETLHSKRHEMPREKEELLNTAVYRVDALEAELIATKKALHEALMRQDDLLAYIDREEDEKYHQRKKLCW
- the LOC106353675 gene encoding phosphatidylinositol/phosphatidylcholine transfer protein SFH5 isoform X2; translation: MSGPLDFARPCFEGCSSNDERRERRSEFEVSEDEKRTRIGTFKKKAAKASSKLRHSLKKKGSSGRRRSTDRNFSLTIEDIHDVEELRAVDELRSLLLSENLLPPQLDDYHIMLRFLKARKFDVGKTKLMWSNMIQWRQEFGTDTIVEDFEFQEVDEVLRYYPQGYHGVDKEGRPVYIERLGKVDPAKLMQVTTLERYIRYHVREFEKTVSIKFPACCIAAKRHIDSSTTILDVQGVGLKNFSKPARDLIIQLQKIDNDNYPETLQRMFIINAGPGFKLLWGSVKSFLDPKTVTKIHVVGNKYQNKLLEIIDASQLPDFLGGSCTCADEGGCMRSDKGPWKDPEILTMVQSGGTLCSHASILNSASRMNSCDKPSFSGIKVSDTSTAESSSELEEMASPKANKDSHVPKLTPVCEDIRTNGRSYPTDSSEYDSPMVDKVVDVAWMANEKPKTPQGPKESPGLGKLGPVSHIFRWLTTLFTFLISMVALPQSKDEHSQSESSVDEPNARESRPPSPVYSTVRERNLVSSVVNRLGDLEKQVETLHSKRHEMPREKEELLNTAVYRVDALEAELIATKKALHEALMRQDDLLAYIDREEDEKYHQRKKLCW